A genomic segment from candidate division KSB1 bacterium encodes:
- the secG gene encoding preprotein translocase subunit SecG translates to MTALLMFLFVIICFGLILVILLQSSKGGGLAGAFGGGGAAGAVFGGRGAGNFLTKTTGWLAVGFLGIALLLSFLNRGGGESQSLVGREQQKRGSVPAANLPFVPIGDSQQLLPIESQQPETAGQDSAK, encoded by the coding sequence ATGACTGCATTATTAATGTTTTTATTTGTAATAATTTGTTTTGGGTTGATTCTTGTGATTCTTCTTCAGTCGAGTAAAGGGGGAGGTCTTGCGGGCGCTTTTGGCGGCGGCGGCGCTGCTGGAGCCGTCTTCGGAGGTAGGGGTGCCGGGAATTTTTTAACCAAAACAACCGGCTGGTTAGCTGTTGGATTTTTAGGAATTGCGCTGCTTCTGTCTTTTCTCAATCGAGGCGGCGGTGAAAGCCAGAGCCTGGTTGGCCGGGAACAACAAAAAAGAGGTTCGGTTCCTGCGGCCAATTTACCGTTTGTGCCAATAGGAGATTCACAACAGTTGCTGCCCATTGAATCACAACAGCCCGAAACAGCTGGACAGGATTCGGCAAAATAA
- a CDS encoding triose-phosphate isomerase produces the protein MKTRRPIVGGNWKMYKTPREAIHVAKALKVKLINVEDVDVVICPPFPDLVPVNGILNESNIKLGGQNMYWQDEGAFTGEVSAKMLLDAGCQYVIIGHSERRHVFGEKNSEINQKVKKALGSGLIPIFCLGETLEERRNGLTEKVVEEQIIKGLSGVGITAANDIVVAYEPVWAIGTGETATPEQAEEVHRFIRELLGGLFSLSLGNQIRIQYGGSVKPANAAELMSQENIDGALVGGASLDADSFTEIIKSSASV, from the coding sequence ATGAAGACACGAAGACCGATAGTCGGCGGCAACTGGAAAATGTATAAAACGCCCAGGGAGGCGATCCATGTTGCTAAGGCTTTAAAAGTTAAGTTAATTAATGTCGAGGATGTCGACGTTGTTATTTGCCCGCCGTTTCCTGATTTGGTGCCCGTAAACGGGATATTGAATGAGTCTAATATAAAATTAGGCGGACAGAATATGTACTGGCAAGACGAAGGCGCTTTTACCGGCGAAGTTTCTGCAAAGATGTTGTTAGATGCCGGTTGTCAATATGTGATAATCGGGCATTCCGAACGGCGGCACGTCTTCGGTGAAAAAAACAGCGAGATCAACCAAAAAGTAAAAAAAGCTCTCGGAAGCGGGCTCATACCAATTTTTTGTCTGGGCGAAACGCTTGAAGAAAGGCGAAACGGTCTTACTGAGAAAGTAGTTGAAGAGCAGATTATAAAAGGGCTTTCCGGCGTCGGAATAACTGCTGCAAACGATATCGTAGTTGCCTATGAACCTGTTTGGGCGATTGGAACAGGTGAAACTGCAACACCGGAACAGGCAGAAGAGGTTCATAGATTTATTCGTGAACTTTTGGGCGGGTTATTTAGTCTAAGTTTAGGAAATCAAATTCGTATTCAATACGGGGGAAGTGTGAAACCGGCTAATGCGGCAGAGCTGATGAGCCAGGAAAATATTGACGGGGCTCTGGTCGGTGGCGCAAGCCTCGATGCGGATAGTTTCACAGAAATAATTAAATCATCAGCAAGTGTCTAA
- the gap gene encoding type I glyceraldehyde-3-phosphate dehydrogenase — protein MAVKVGINGFGRIGRNIFRAAKKHGAGEIEFVAVNDLTDANTLAHLLKYDSNFGVYEGEVIAGDNEITVDGNPIKVLAIRNPAELPWKDLGVDVAIESTGLFTAREHASKHLDAGAKKVVITAPAKNPDLTVVMGVNHGNYNPDTHHIISNASCTTNCLTPVAKVVMDNFGIEKGLMTTIHSYTNDQSILDLPHKDLRRARAAAVSMIPTSTGAAKAVSEVIPELKGKIDGMAIRVPTPNVSLVDVVFYLEKNTTKEELNSALKNASENELKGVLQYTEEPLVSKDFNGNPHSSIVDGLSTNVIGGNMAKVLSWYDNEWGFSNRVLDLINLISKSL, from the coding sequence ATGGCTGTTAAAGTTGGCATCAATGGATTTGGCAGAATCGGCCGCAATATATTCAGGGCTGCAAAAAAGCATGGTGCAGGTGAAATTGAATTTGTCGCTGTCAATGATCTAACCGATGCAAATACTCTGGCTCATTTACTTAAGTATGATTCTAATTTTGGCGTTTATGAAGGCGAAGTGATTGCCGGAGACAATGAAATAACCGTTGACGGTAATCCGATAAAAGTATTGGCAATCAGAAATCCGGCCGAGCTGCCGTGGAAAGATTTAGGTGTTGATGTCGCAATTGAGTCTACTGGCCTTTTTACGGCGCGTGAGCATGCGTCTAAACATTTAGATGCAGGCGCGAAAAAAGTTGTCATCACTGCACCGGCAAAAAATCCGGATTTAACTGTGGTTATGGGCGTCAACCATGGCAACTACAACCCGGATACACATCATATCATTTCAAACGCCTCTTGTACTACCAACTGTCTTACTCCGGTGGCCAAAGTGGTCATGGATAATTTTGGCATTGAAAAAGGCCTGATGACCACTATTCATTCATATACAAATGATCAAAGTATTTTAGATTTGCCGCACAAGGATTTACGAAGAGCCCGGGCCGCAGCCGTTTCGATGATCCCTACAAGTACGGGCGCCGCAAAAGCTGTCTCGGAAGTCATTCCGGAATTGAAAGGCAAAATAGATGGAATGGCCATTCGAGTTCCTACACCAAACGTTTCATTGGTCGATGTTGTTTTTTATCTGGAAAAAAACACGACCAAAGAAGAATTAAATTCAGCGCTCAAAAATGCTTCCGAGAATGAGCTGAAAGGGGTGCTGCAATATACTGAGGAACCTCTGGTTTCCAAAGACTTCAATGGGAATCCGCATTCATCAATTGTTGACGGACTTTCAACTAATGTTATTGGAGGTAACATGGCCAAAGTTTTGTCCTGGTATGATAACGAGTGGGGATTTTCCAACCGGGTCCTTGATCTGATAAATCTGATTTCCAAGAGTTTGTAG
- a CDS encoding ComF family protein, translating into MPRINNTQNQKRSQANLDFAESQITKFLAVWEFNDAAQQVIHEIKFFGKKSFAKFVGREMADLMTHDKDYLETDMIIPVPLHKTKLRERGFNQSLLLSQAISKLTNIPVNQKILNRIRYTKPQSRLNAFERQQNVKDAFRVIDPSAVKGKTVVLVDDVLTTGSTMRACAESLDSAGVAKILALTAAATL; encoded by the coding sequence TTGCCCAGAATTAACAATACTCAAAACCAAAAACGCAGCCAGGCTAATTTGGATTTTGCCGAGTCTCAAATTACCAAATTTCTAGCGGTTTGGGAGTTTAATGACGCAGCGCAGCAGGTCATTCATGAAATAAAATTTTTCGGCAAGAAATCTTTTGCAAAATTTGTAGGCAGGGAGATGGCAGATTTAATGACTCATGATAAAGACTACTTAGAGACTGATATGATTATTCCTGTGCCGCTCCACAAAACTAAGCTGCGAGAACGGGGTTTTAACCAAAGCCTGCTGCTATCCCAAGCTATTTCTAAGCTAACAAATATTCCTGTCAATCAAAAAATATTGAATAGAATTCGGTATACCAAACCACAATCGAGGCTGAATGCTTTTGAGCGGCAGCAAAATGTCAAAGATGCGTTTAGAGTCATCGATCCGTCCGCAGTAAAAGGAAAAACAGTAGTTCTCGTTGACGATGTTTTGACTACCGGCTCTACCATGCGGGCTTGTGCCGAATCACTTGACAGTGCCGGAGTTGCAAAGATTTTAGCATTAACTGCGGCGGCCACTTTGTAA